The sequence AAAAGCGCTTGTTGTGATTGCGTTGAACGCCTTAAAAAGGGCATGCTCTTGCGGCTCTTTAAAAAGATTGGTAGAAAATTCGCTTGTTTGGTTAGGGTTTTGATCTTTATTGATATTGGCCAAGCGTTTGAAAACGCTAAAAAGCAAGTCTTTTTTTTGGGCGTTTTTAGGGTCGTCTAAAAAGCGTTTTAGGGCTTTGACTTTTTGAATGATTGCAACTATATCTCGCTCGTTAGTGTTTAACACGCTTCTTATAATAGAGGGGTTACAATCTATCAAGTTATTAAAGCGCTCTAGTAAAAACTTCTCTAAAACTTCTAAATCAAAGCTTTGATAAACGCCCACTTTTTCAAAGAGATTTTTTAAATCCATTTTTAAATCAAATTTTAATCCATAATGCACGATGATTTTCAATAGCCCAAAACTCAAGCGCCTTAAAGCAAAAGGATCTTTAGAACCGCTAGGGATCTTACCCACACTAAAAAGAGAAAACAAGCTGTCTAATTTCAAGCTCAAAGCAACGATCGCACTAAAAACGCTAGAGGGCAAGGGGGCGTTTTCGCTTGTGGGCAAATACTGCTCTTTCAAACTCAAAGCGACTAATTCGTTTTCATTTTGTTTCAAAGCGTAGTAATAGCCCATGATCCCTTGAAGCTCTGTAAATTCATACACCACTTCACTGAGCAAATCCGCTTTAGCGATTTTGATAGCCCGACCAATCAATTCAAGGGCTTTTTCTAAAGGCATATTCAATGATGGAGCGTATTTTTGCGTCAAATATTGAGCGATGACTAGTTCTCGCTCCATTTTGTCCTTTAAAGTCCCTAAACCTTGCACAAAAACCACGCTCTCTAAAGGGGTGTTGTCTAAGGGCTTTTTAAGATCGTTTTCATAAAAGAAAACCGCATCGCTCAAGCGGGCTTTCAAAACCTTTTGGTTGCCTGCAATGATTTTTTGCTTGTCTTTATTGATAGCGTTACTCACCACGATAAAGCCGTTGTGCAATTTTTGACTTTCTTCTTGGCTCTCTTGATTGAAAGTTGCAAAATAGCGCTGGTTTTCTTTCATGGAAGTGGTGATAATTTCACTGGGTAATTTTAAAAACGCCTTGTCAAACTCCCCCAAAAGCACAGTGGGGTATTCAGTGATCGCTACGATCTCATCTAATAAATCCCTATCCACCTCTACAATAATTTGATGCTTTTTTTCTAGCTCTTTGATTTCTTGTAAGATTTTCGCTTCGCGCTTTTTAGGGTCTAAAATGACATGGTTTTTTTCTAAAACTTCAAAATATTCTTTAGGGCTGTCCACTCCAATAAAATCAAAACCCTCTTGTCGGTGCGTTTTTGTGGCTTGCTTGGTTTTAAAACCATACCCTTTGATTTTAATATTATTAAAATTTTCCCCATTAAATAACACGCAAATATTATGAATGGGTCTGATAAAGCTTTTTTCCACGCTACCCCAACGCATGGATTTTCCAAAATTCAAACTTTCTAAAAACTCTAGAACAATGGGCATGATTAAGTTTTTTGTGGGCTGTTTAGGGTTGATTTTAGCGTGATAAAGCACTTCTTTATTGTTTTTAAAAGCGGTTTGGAAATGTTGGTGATCTTTTAATCCTAATTTTTGATAAAACCCTAAACCTAATGCATTCAGCCCTTGTGCTTTGTCTTTATGGTTGCATGCAATTTCAACAGGAGGGCCAAAAAATTCTTCTTTGGTTTCTTTAGTTAAAAGGGGGAAATCTTTAACAAACACACACAAACGCCTAGGGGTGTAAAAAATCTCTATATTTTGCACTTCATTTTGCATCTCTATGGCATGTTTTTGAAACAGAGCGTGGAGTTTTTTAGGCATCTCTTTATATTCATTCAATAACGCTTGTGCGGGCAATTCTTCAGTCAAAATTTCTACTAATAATTCATCTAAATGCAAAACCTCAATTCTCCCTAAAAACAAAATCACTCTTTAAGTCAGCTAAATTGTGTTAGAATTATACTTGATTTTGTTCTTATTTTAATTTATTTCTCAATACAAAAGGTAGGCGTTTTGAAACATTTAACCCCACTCACTCACACCCCTTTTAAAGCCTTGTTGCTAGGCACAACCTTAAGCGTGTTTTTAAGCATAAATTTAGCCGCAGGAGAAAGCTCCGCTAAAGGGGCTAAAAATAAGTCCAAATCGCCTGTTGCTGATGTGATGATGACTAATTGCGATAGCATTAAAGACTTTAACGCCAAGCAAAAAGAAGTTTTAAAATCCGCCTACCAGTTCGGCTCTAAAGAAAATTTAGGCTATGAAATGGCAAGCATTGCGTGGAAAGAATCATGTGCAGGGACTTATAAAATCAATTTTTCCGATCCGAGTGTGGGCGTCTATCATGCGTATATCCCTAGCGTTTTAAAAAGCTATGGGCATAATAACAGCCCCTTTTTACGCAATGTGATGGGGGAATTGCTCATCAAAAACGATGCCTTCGCTTCTGAAGTGGCCCTCAAAGAGTTAATGTATTGGAAAACGCGCTACCACGACAATTTAAAAAACATGATTAAATCTTACAACAAGGGCAGTCGCTGGGAAAGGAATGAAAAATCTAACGCTGAAGCTGAAAAATATTACGAAGACATACAAGATAAAATCAGGCGTTTGAAAGAATCTAAAATCTTTGATTCTTATTCTAACAATGAAGAAGCCTTGCACACGAGTGCAAACAGCAATTTGGATTTGGACCCTGTTGGCAATTCTATGCCCCAAACTTTAGCCAAAATGGAAAACACAACGCAAAAAACTCAAGAGATAAAAGAGGCAACCAAATTAACAAACAACCAAGCAACCAAAAAAATAGAGCATAAGTCTTTGTATTTAGCTCAAGCTAGTAGTGCTAATTTTGAAAACACCAAACCTAAAAATCCCAAAAAATCAGCTAAAACCAACCAACGCTCTCAAAAAACCAATACTAAAAGCAACGCTAAAACTAACACCAAAACCGCTTCCAAAAATTCCAAAAATAAAGAAGTGTGCAAAAATTGCTCTCCAGGGCAAAGGAATGCGATTTTAGCTAACCGCATCACCATCTTGCAAGAGCTTTAAAAGTTAAAAAATGGCGCAAAAAACTCTTCTAATTATCACTGATGGCATTGGGTATCGTAAAGATAGCGATTATAACGCTTTCTTCCATGCCAAAAAACCCACTTATGACTTGATGTTTAAAACCTTGCCTTACAGCCTGATTGATACGCATGGCTTGAGCGTGGGCTTACCTAAAGGGCAAATGGGGAATTCTGAAGTGGGGCATATGTGCATTGGGGCTGGTAGGGTGCTGTATCAAGATTTAGTCAAAATTTCTTTAAGCCTTCAAAACGATGGATTAAAAAACAACACCGCTTTTTTAAGTGCGATCCAAAAAAGCTCTGTGGTGCATCTTATGGGTTTAATGAGCGATGGAGGCGTGCATTCACACATTGAGCATTTTATCGCTCTGGCTTTAGAGTGTGAAAAATTCCATAAAAAAGTCTATTTGCATTTAATCACCGACGGGCGTGATGTCGCCCCTAAAAGCGCTTTAACTTATTTAGAAATAATGCAAAACATCTGCAATGAAAGCATTCAAATCGCTACGATGAGCGGTCGTTTTTATGCGATGGATAGGGACAACCGCTTTGAAAGGATAAAGCTTGCGTATAATAGCCTAATGGGGCTTACTGACCCCACGCCTTTAAGCCCTAGCGAGTATATTCAAAGCCAATACGATAAAAATATTACCGATGAATTTATCATGCCTACTTGTTTTAAAAATTATTGCGGCATGCAAGATGATGAAAGCTTTATTTTTATCAATTTTAGGAATGATAGGGCTAGGGAAATAACGAGCGCTTTAGGTCAAAAGGAATTTAATGGATTCAAACGCCAAGTTTTTAAAAAACTTCATATCGCTACCATGACGCCTTATGATAAAAACTTCCCCTACCCTATTTTATTCCCTAAAGAAAGCATTCAAAACACGCTCGCTGAAGTGGTTTCTGAGTGCAACTTAACCCAAAGCCATATCGCTGAGACTGAAAAATACGCGCATGTTACCTTTTTTATTAATGGTGGAGTGGAAACCCCCTTTAAAAATGAAAACAGAGTGCTTATCCAAAGTCCAAAAGTCACTACTTATGATTTAAAGCCTGAAATGAGCGCTAAAGAAGTCACCCTTGCGGTGTTAGAGCAAATGCGTTTAGGCACAGATTTGATCATTGTGAATTTTGCTAATGGCGATATGGTGGGGCATACGGGGAATTTTGAAGCGAGCGTTAAAGCGGTGGAAGCGGTGGATACGAGTTTAGGGGAAATCCTTTCATTAGCTAAAGAATTAAATTACGCCATGCTTTTAACAAGCGATCATGGGAATTGCGAACACATGAAAGATGAAAACCAAAACCCCTTAACCAACCACACCGCCGGAAGCGTGTATTGCTTTGTTTTAGGGAATGGAATAAAATCCATTAAAAACGGAGCCTTAAATAACATCGCTAGCAGCGTGTTGAAACTCATGGGCATCAAAGCCCCAGCAACGATGGACGAACCCTTATTTTAAACTAAAGGAAAACAATGCAAATTGATGATAAATTATTGCAACGCTTGGAAAAATTGAGCATGTTAGAAATTAAAGACGAACATAAAGAGAGTGTTAAAGGCCATTTGGCAGAGGTTTTAGGCTTTGTGGAAAATATTTTCACTTTAGAGACTAATGAGATGATAGCAGATACAGAGCTATGCACCCCTTTAAGAGAAGATGAGCCAAACAACCAAAACACAGCCAAAGATATTTTAAGTCAGAACAAACACAGCCAAGGTCATTACTTCGTAGTGCCTAAAATTATTGAATAGGTTTAGTATCAAGTTAAAAACTTGATTTTAAAATCTATTGGAAAAAATAAAGATTTTGGCTTTGCTCTCATTGAGCGTTAATCATAAAATCTAAAAAACGCTCAAAGGCATTTTTTATAATCAACAATAAAAAGCTTGCGAAAAATTAAAATTCAAACCTCCTTTTTTAGTTAAAACTAATTCTTAATCATATACATTTTGTGATTACATTTTGTGATAAAATCCAAGCCTTATTGAGCCATTGGCTTGTATTTTTCTCATTTTTACTGAATTTTGAAAATTTTCATGCACTCGTTTACTTTTTTATTATCATTTATGCTATAATTATGAGACAAATTTAATTCAACACAAAGGAGATTTTATGTTATCACACGATACCATTAAATTATTGAACGAACAAGTTAATAAAGAAATGAACTCTTCTAACTTGTATATGAGCATGAGTTCTTGGTGCTATACCCATAGCTTAGATGGTGCAGGGCTTTTCTTGTTTGACCATGCGGCTGAAGAATACGAGCATGCTAAAAAGCTTATTGTCTTCTTGAACGAAAACAATGTGCCTGCACATTTCAACAGCATCAGCGCGCCTGAGCATAAGTTTGAAAGCTTGACTCAAATTTTCCAAAAAGCTTACAAGCATGAGCAAGACATCAGCAAGTCTATCGCTAACATCGTGGATCACGCTTTAAAAAGCAACGATTATGCGACTTTCAATTTCTTGCAATGGTATGTGGCTGAACAGCATGACGAAGAAGTGCTTTTCAAGGATATTTTGGATAAAATTGAGTTGATTGGTAATGAAAACCACGGCTTGTATTTGGCTGATCAGTATATCAAAGGGATCGCTAAAGGCAGGAAATCTTAATTTTAGGGTCATTGGGTGCAAAAACTAGCCGTTTTTGATTTTGACTCCACGCTTATCAATGCTGAGACGATTGAGTCTTTAGCGAGGGCGTGGGGGGTTTTTGATGAAGTGAATACAATCACTTTGAAAGCCATGAATGGCGAGACAGATTTTCACAAGAGTCTTATTTTAAGGGTCTCCAAACTCAAAAACATGCCTTTAAAACTGGCCAAAGAAGTTTGTGAAAGTCTGCCTTTATCTGAAGGGGCGCTTGAGCTCATTAGCGCTTTAAAAGAGAAAAACTACAAAGTGGTTTGCTTTAGTGGGGGTTTTGATCTAGCGACGAATTATTATAGGGATTTATTAAATTTAGATGCGGCTTTTAGCAACACGCTCATCGTGGAAAATGACGCCTTAAACGGCTCAGTAACTGGGCATATGATGTTTTCGCACTCTAAAGGCGGAATGTTGCTCGCTTTACAACGCTTACTAAATATCAGTAAAGATCGCACTTTAGTCGTGGGCGATGGGGCGAATGACTTGAGCATGTTCCAACATGCCCGCATAAAAATCGCTTTCAACGCTAAAGAAATCTTAAAACAACACGCCACGCATTGCATCAATGAGCCTGATTTAGCGCTAATCAAGCCTTTGATTTGAAAAGGTTAAAAGCATTTTTTACAATAGTAAAGGGCTTGATTTCAGTCAAGCGATAGTTTCTTAAAAAAAATTTAAAATCAAATAACCACAATTTGTTTTTAAAAATTAAAGATAAAGTTGTTTTAAGCCATATTTCATTAAAATAAAGCTTTTATAATACAAGGATACACAAGCATACAAATGTTCCAACCCCTACTAGACGCTTATACAGACAGCGCTTATTCGGATGCATTAGACCACAAGCCCCCCTTAAATATAGCCATAGCGAATTGGTGGCCTTCAGACAAAAAAGAAACCAAAGGGTTTAGGCGTTTCATCTTGCATTTTATTTTAAGCCAATATTACGAAATCACTTACCACCGAAACCCTAAAAAGCCTGCAGACCTAGTTTTTAGCAACCCCCTTGGACAAGCTAGAAAAATCCTATCGTATCAAAACACTAAACGAGTGTTTTACACCGGCGAAAATGAAGCGCCCAATTTCAACCTCTTTGATTACGCCATAGGCTTTGATGGATTGGATTTTAAAGAGCGTTATTTAAGGATGCCTTTGTATTATGCCCGTTTGCATGATAAGGCTCAAAGCGTGAATGACACCACTGCACCCTACACTCTTAAATCTGATAGCCTTTATGCTTTAAAAAAGCCTACCCATCGTTTTAAAGAATACCACCCTCATTTATGCTCTGTAGTGAAAGGCGAGAGTGACCCTTTTAAAAGAGGGTTTGCAAGTTTTGTAGCGAGTAACGCTAACGCCCCTATAAGGAACGCTTTCTGTGAGGCTTTAAATTCTGTTGAGCCAGTTACTGGGGGAGGAGCAGTGAAAAACACTCTAGGCTATAATGTCACAAACAAGAGCGAGTTTTTAAGCCAACACAAGTTTAATCTCTGTTTTGAAAACGCTCAAGGCTATGGCTATGTGACTGAAAAAATCATTGACGCTTATTTTAGCCACACTATCCCTATTTATTGGGGGAGTCCTAGCGTGGCGCAAGACTTTAACCCTAAAAGTTTTGTGAATGTGCATGATTTTAAAGATTTTGATGAAGCGATTGATTATGTAAGATACTTGCACACCCACGAAAACGCTTATTTAGAGATGCTTTATGAAAACCCTTTAAATGCGGTTGATGGGAAAGCTTGTTTTTACCAAGATTTGAGTTTTAAAAAAATCTTGGATTTTTTTAAAGCGATTTTAGAAAATGACACGATTTACCACAATAACCCTTCCACTCTTTATCGTGATTTGCATGAGCCATTAGTGTCAATTGATAATTTGAGAGCGGATTTATTGCGGCTAAAGAATGATTATGATGGTTTGAAGAATGATTATGATGGTTTGAAGAATGATTATGATGGTTTGAAGAATGATTATGATGGTTTGAAGAATGATTATGATGGTTTGAAGAATGATTATGATGGTTTGAAGAATGATTATGATGGTTTGAAGAATGATTATGACCATCTCTTCAAGAGCGCCTTACCTTTATTGGAATTGTCTCAAACCACCTCTTTTAAAATCTATCACAAAACTTACCAAAAAACCTTACCCTTACTGCGCGCGGCAAGAAGGTTGGTTGAAAAAATAGGGCGTATTTTTAAAACCGATTAAGAAATTGGAGTGCTATTTTAAAATGCGTGAGCGCTTCTTTTTTGAGCGTGGTGTTTTTGAGCATGTCTTCTAAAGCATAGGTGCTTAAAAAGTTTTTTGTTTTTAAAGACACGATGCGCCCAAAGGATTCTTCTTTAGAAAGGTTTAAAAGGCGTTTGAGCAAAATCTCGCCAAATATGATAATGATTTTTGAGGTGCTGTTGTCTAATTGCCAGGTTAAATGGGGCAGGCATGCGTTGATTTCTTCTTCTAGATTGAGGCTGTTAGAGTCGCATTTAAGGAGCGATAAAATAGCACAATCTTTTAAAGAATAGCCAAACACTTTTTGGATAATGCTCTCTAGCATGAGCGCTTTTAAATTGTTTAAAAAATTTAATTGACTATCCAGCATGGGGGTGAGCGTGATAAAAGCGATCTTAGATTGAGCGTTTAAAAGCCCAACTACCGGTTTTGAATGTTGGTAGCGTTTGCACAAATTGCAATTTTCTATGCCCTCATGGACTTGTTTGTTAAGGGGCTTGTTTTGGGGTTTTGTAAGATTGATGTTAGTGTAAGTTTCACCTAAAAGACGCTCCATATAAAGGGAGCGTAAAACTTGAAGGCGTGAGTGTTGCAAAGCGTTTAATCTTTATGCTTTTTGAAAGCGTGAGGGCTTAGCATGTTTTCTGGCTTAAAAATATCGTCTAACTGCTCTTTAGTTAAGATTTTCTTTTCTAAAGCGATGTCATAGATAGAACGACCGCTTTTTAAGGCTTCTTTAGCGATCATAGCGGATTTTTCATAGCCAATGTGAGGGTTGAGTGCGGTAACGATACCAATGCTATTAAAGACATAATCTTTGCAAATCTTTTCATTAGCCGTGATGCCTTCCACGCATTTAGTCGTTAAAGTTTCAATCGCACGCCCTAAAATCACAAAGGAATGGAAGAGCTTGTAAGCGATAACCGGCTCAAACACATTGAGTTGTAACTGCCCCCCTTCTGCGGCTAACGCCACGCTCAAATCATTCCCAATGACCGCAAAGCACACTTGATTGACCACTTCAGGGATCACCGGATTGACTTTACCCGGCATAATAGAGCTTCCAGGTTGCATTTTAGGCAAATTGATTTCATTCAGTCCGGCTCTAGGCCCTGAACTGAGCAGTCTTAAATCGTTACAAACCTTAGAAAGTTTGATTGCAATACGCTTTAACACCCCACTCACTTGCACATACGCCCCAGTGCTTTGAGTGGCTTCTATCAAATTATTAGCCATGATAAAAGGACGACCTGTCACTTCTTGGATTTTCTTTTCAATCAAGTTGCGATAATCCGGATGCGAATTGATCCCTGTGCCAATAGCGGTGCCACCCAAATTAAGCTCTCTTACCCAATTTCTAGCATCTAAAACATGCTCAATATCCCTATCAACCATCAAAGCATAAGTTTCAAACTCCTGCCCTAAAGTCATAGGCACAGCGTCTTGAAGCTGGGTGCGCCCCATTTTAATCACATGAGCAAATTCTTTAGCCTTTTGAGTGAAAGCATCCCTTAAGGCTTTCATGGGATTGACTAGATTACTCAAACGCTCATAAATCGCAATTTTTAACGCGCTAGGATAGGCGTCATTGGTGGATTGAGAGCGATTGACATGATCGTTTGGGTGGCAAAATTGATACTCGCCCTTTTTATGCCCCATGTATTCTAAAGCCAAATTAGCAACGACTTCATTCATGTTCATGTTCGTGCTCGTGCCAGCCCCCCCTTGAATCATATCCACAATGAATTGATCATGGTGCTTGCCATCAATCAATAGATCGCACGCATGGCAAATCGCAACCTTAACCTTTTCATCAATCAAGCCTAATTGCGCATTTGCTAAAGCGGCCGCTTTTTTGACTTGAGCGAAAGATTTGATAAAAATAGGATAACTGCAAAGCTTGTCGTTGGTGATGAAAAAATTTTCACTCGCCCTTAAAGTTTGAACCCCATAATAAACCTCATCGCTAATTTCCATCTCTCCAATGAAATCATGCTCAATACGCATAAAAGCTCCTTGTATCGTTAAAAAATATTCTAGTTATTGTAGCCAAATCTTGGGTTATTTTTCTTTTAAACGCAACACTTTTGCCCCTAAAGCGTTGATTTTATCCTCTAATCTCTCATAACCCCTATCTAAGTGGTAAATCCTATGCACCCTACTCACGCCTTTAGCCACTAAAGCGGCTAAAATGAGAGCTGAAGAAGCCCTTAAATCGGTTGCCATCACATCGCTCCCGGTAAGCTCTGTGGATCCGTGAATGGTAGCAATATTGGTTTTTAGGCTAATATTTGCCCCCAATCGTTGCAATTCGCTTGCGTGCATGAAGCGGTTTTCAAAAAGCGTTTCTTCAATCACGCTCGTCCCCAAACACTGCGTGGCTAACGCCATGAATTGTGCTTGCATGTCTGTGGGAAAGCCTGGGTATTCTTTCGTGGTGATTTCAAAAGCTTGGCGTTTTTTGGTCGGATAAATTTCTATGGAATTTTGTTGGATGTCTAGCGGGAAACCAATTTCTATAAGCTTGTCTGTGATCGCTTGGAGGTGGTTAGGGATGATATGATTAATTTTAAGCTGGCTGTTAGTGATAGCCCCTACGCATAAATAAGTGCCTGCTTCAATCCTATCGGGTATGATTTGAATGTCTTTTAAATTCAAAGCATCGCTTTCTACCCCTCTAATCTTCAACTCGCTGCTGCCAATGCCTTCAATCTCTACGCCCCCACTTTGTAAAAATGTGCACAATTGAGCGATTTCTGGCTCTTTAGCCGCATTAATGATGCGCGTAATCCCTTTAGCCAGACTTGCTGCCATAAGGGCATTTTCTGTGCCTGTAACACTGATTTTATCAAATAAAATATCATTGCCTTTTAAACCCTTTGCAGCCTTTGCATGGATATAGCCTTGCTCAATCGTGATTTCAGCCCCCAATTGTTGCATCGCTTTTAAGTGCAAATCCACAGGCCTAGCCCCTATGGCGCACCCACCGGGCAAACTCACTAAACATTCCTTAAAGCGTGCTAGTAATGGGCCTAAAACCAAAATAGAAGCGCGCATTTTACGCACCAAATCATAAGTGGCTTCGGTATGGCGTAGGGATTTAGCACAAAGTTTGAGCGTGTGAGAATTAAACCAATCTAACTCTGCACCTAAATTTTGCAACAAGGACGCCATTGCCTTGATGTCAGCCACTTGGGGCAAAGCGCTGATTGTGACTTCTTGTTGGCTTAAAAGCGTGGCGGCTAAAATGGGGAGCGCGGAATTTTTAGCCCCAGAAATTTCTACCCCCCCTTTTAAAGGGATTTGTCCTACAATCTCTAAAAAGTCCAATTCTATCCTTTTTCTTTTTTATTTTTAAGGGCTAAACCGGTAGTGTTAGCGATTTTTTGCGCGTAGTTGGGGTTAGCGTTTTCTAAATCCTGCCCAAAATTGATGGCACTTTCCAATTCAAAAAACTCTGAAGAAACTAAATTTTGGATCGTTTCTAACCACAGAGTCTCTTTA comes from Helicobacter acinonychis and encodes:
- a CDS encoding glycosyltransferase family 10 domain-containing protein yields the protein MFQPLLDAYTDSAYSDALDHKPPLNIAIANWWPSDKKETKGFRRFILHFILSQYYEITYHRNPKKPADLVFSNPLGQARKILSYQNTKRVFYTGENEAPNFNLFDYAIGFDGLDFKERYLRMPLYYARLHDKAQSVNDTTAPYTLKSDSLYALKKPTHRFKEYHPHLCSVVKGESDPFKRGFASFVASNANAPIRNAFCEALNSVEPVTGGGAVKNTLGYNVTNKSEFLSQHKFNLCFENAQGYGYVTEKIIDAYFSHTIPIYWGSPSVAQDFNPKSFVNVHDFKDFDEAIDYVRYLHTHENAYLEMLYENPLNAVDGKACFYQDLSFKKILDFFKAILENDTIYHNNPSTLYRDLHEPLVSIDNLRADLLRLKNDYDGLKNDYDGLKNDYDGLKNDYDGLKNDYDGLKNDYDGLKNDYDGLKNDYDHLFKSALPLLELSQTTSFKIYHKTYQKTLPLLRAARRLVEKIGRIFKTD
- the gpmI gene encoding 2,3-bisphosphoglycerate-independent phosphoglycerate mutase encodes the protein MAQKTLLIITDGIGYRKDSDYNAFFHAKKPTYDLMFKTLPYSLIDTHGLSVGLPKGQMGNSEVGHMCIGAGRVLYQDLVKISLSLQNDGLKNNTAFLSAIQKSSVVHLMGLMSDGGVHSHIEHFIALALECEKFHKKVYLHLITDGRDVAPKSALTYLEIMQNICNESIQIATMSGRFYAMDRDNRFERIKLAYNSLMGLTDPTPLSPSEYIQSQYDKNITDEFIMPTCFKNYCGMQDDESFIFINFRNDRAREITSALGQKEFNGFKRQVFKKLHIATMTPYDKNFPYPILFPKESIQNTLAEVVSECNLTQSHIAETEKYAHVTFFINGGVETPFKNENRVLIQSPKVTTYDLKPEMSAKEVTLAVLEQMRLGTDLIIVNFANGDMVGHTGNFEASVKAVEAVDTSLGEILSLAKELNYAMLLTSDHGNCEHMKDENQNPLTNHTAGSVYCFVLGNGIKSIKNGALNNIASSVLKLMGIKAPATMDEPLF
- the glyS gene encoding glycine--tRNA ligase subunit beta translates to MHLDELLVEILTEELPAQALLNEYKEMPKKLHALFQKHAIEMQNEVQNIEIFYTPRRLCVFVKDFPLLTKETKEEFFGPPVEIACNHKDKAQGLNALGLGFYQKLGLKDHQHFQTAFKNNKEVLYHAKINPKQPTKNLIMPIVLEFLESLNFGKSMRWGSVEKSFIRPIHNICVLFNGENFNNIKIKGYGFKTKQATKTHRQEGFDFIGVDSPKEYFEVLEKNHVILDPKKREAKILQEIKELEKKHQIIVEVDRDLLDEIVAITEYPTVLLGEFDKAFLKLPSEIITTSMKENQRYFATFNQESQEESQKLHNGFIVVSNAINKDKQKIIAGNQKVLKARLSDAVFFYENDLKKPLDNTPLESVVFVQGLGTLKDKMERELVIAQYLTQKYAPSLNMPLEKALELIGRAIKIAKADLLSEVVYEFTELQGIMGYYYALKQNENELVALSLKEQYLPTSENAPLPSSVFSAIVALSLKLDSLFSLFSVGKIPSGSKDPFALRRLSFGLLKIIVHYGLKFDLKMDLKNLFEKVGVYQSFDLEVLEKFLLERFNNLIDCNPSIIRSVLNTNERDIVAIIQKVKALKRFLDDPKNAQKKDLLFSVFKRLANINKDQNPNQTSEFSTNLFKEPQEHALFKAFNAITTSAFESLDSKIEAYFSLHAPLEEYFKSVLVMDKDLEIQKNRKNFLWNVYQSFLEIGDVKEIAI
- a CDS encoding uracil-DNA glycosylase family protein, whose amino-acid sequence is MERLLGETYTNINLTKPQNKPLNKQVHEGIENCNLCKRYQHSKPVVGLLNAQSKIAFITLTPMLDSQLNFLNNLKALMLESIIQKVFGYSLKDCAILSLLKCDSNSLNLEEEINACLPHLTWQLDNSTSKIIIIFGEILLKRLLNLSKEESFGRIVSLKTKNFLSTYALEDMLKNTTLKKEALTHFKIALQFLNRF
- the murA gene encoding UDP-N-acetylglucosamine 1-carboxyvinyltransferase codes for the protein MDFLEIVGQIPLKGGVEISGAKNSALPILAATLLSQQEVTISALPQVADIKAMASLLQNLGAELDWFNSHTLKLCAKSLRHTEATYDLVRKMRASILVLGPLLARFKECLVSLPGGCAIGARPVDLHLKAMQQLGAEITIEQGYIHAKAAKGLKGNDILFDKISVTGTENALMAASLAKGITRIINAAKEPEIAQLCTFLQSGGVEIEGIGSSELKIRGVESDALNLKDIQIIPDRIEAGTYLCVGAITNSQLKINHIIPNHLQAITDKLIEIGFPLDIQQNSIEIYPTKKRQAFEITTKEYPGFPTDMQAQFMALATQCLGTSVIEETLFENRFMHASELQRLGANISLKTNIATIHGSTELTGSDVMATDLRASSALILAALVAKGVSRVHRIYHLDRGYERLEDKINALGAKVLRLKEK
- the gatC gene encoding Asp-tRNA(Asn)/Glu-tRNA(Gln) amidotransferase subunit GatC; the protein is MQIDDKLLQRLEKLSMLEIKDEHKESVKGHLAEVLGFVENIFTLETNEMIADTELCTPLREDEPNNQNTAKDILSQNKHSQGHYFVVPKIIE
- the serB gene encoding phosphoserine phosphatase SerB, with translation MQKLAVFDFDSTLINAETIESLARAWGVFDEVNTITLKAMNGETDFHKSLILRVSKLKNMPLKLAKEVCESLPLSEGALELISALKEKNYKVVCFSGGFDLATNYYRDLLNLDAAFSNTLIVENDALNGSVTGHMMFSHSKGGMLLALQRLLNISKDRTLVVGDGANDLSMFQHARIKIAFNAKEILKQHATHCINEPDLALIKPLI
- the aspA gene encoding aspartate ammonia-lyase yields the protein MRIEHDFIGEMEISDEVYYGVQTLRASENFFITNDKLCSYPIFIKSFAQVKKAAALANAQLGLIDEKVKVAICHACDLLIDGKHHDQFIVDMIQGGAGTSTNMNMNEVVANLALEYMGHKKGEYQFCHPNDHVNRSQSTNDAYPSALKIAIYERLSNLVNPMKALRDAFTQKAKEFAHVIKMGRTQLQDAVPMTLGQEFETYALMVDRDIEHVLDARNWVRELNLGGTAIGTGINSHPDYRNLIEKKIQEVTGRPFIMANNLIEATQSTGAYVQVSGVLKRIAIKLSKVCNDLRLLSSGPRAGLNEINLPKMQPGSSIMPGKVNPVIPEVVNQVCFAVIGNDLSVALAAEGGQLQLNVFEPVIAYKLFHSFVILGRAIETLTTKCVEGITANEKICKDYVFNSIGIVTALNPHIGYEKSAMIAKEALKSGRSIYDIALEKKILTKEQLDDIFKPENMLSPHAFKKHKD
- a CDS encoding ferritin; translated protein: MLSHDTIKLLNEQVNKEMNSSNLYMSMSSWCYTHSLDGAGLFLFDHAAEEYEHAKKLIVFLNENNVPAHFNSISAPEHKFESLTQIFQKAYKHEQDISKSIANIVDHALKSNDYATFNFLQWYVAEQHDEEVLFKDILDKIELIGNENHGLYLADQYIKGIAKGRKS